One stretch of Chroococcidiopsis sp. CCMEE 29 DNA includes these proteins:
- a CDS encoding zinc-dependent alcohol dehydrogenase family protein gives MEYMQAAVLTAFGSAEVFEFQTIPKPVPKATQVLVKVYATSINPIDYQTRRGDYKDLIRLPAIIGVDVSGVIEAIGEAVTHFQVGDEVYYSPQVFGEFGSYAQYHVAEESIVAVKPINLTHVEAACLPLAGGTAWDCLITRGNLQVGETVLIHAGAGGVGSIAIQLAKAMGAYIFTTCSAENFDFVKKLGADYPINYKHENYIEVIGRETNGRGVDLVLDTIGGDTIGRSSEVIHPFGKLVTIVDIATPQTLLDAWGKNLTIHFVFSPQYRDKLDALRNLIERDQIRPVINSVLPWSDIVQAHQRLEKGGMRGKIVLQLTE, from the coding sequence ATGGAGTACATGCAAGCTGCGGTACTGACCGCTTTTGGTAGCGCTGAGGTGTTTGAATTTCAAACCATACCGAAGCCAGTTCCAAAAGCGACCCAAGTTCTGGTGAAAGTATACGCGACATCGATCAATCCCATTGATTATCAAACTCGTCGGGGTGACTACAAAGATTTAATTCGTCTCCCTGCAATTATCGGAGTGGACGTTTCGGGTGTGATTGAAGCTATTGGAGAGGCAGTCACCCATTTCCAGGTCGGAGATGAAGTTTACTACTCACCCCAGGTTTTTGGCGAGTTTGGTAGTTATGCTCAATACCACGTTGCAGAGGAAAGCATTGTTGCAGTTAAGCCCATTAATTTGACCCATGTTGAGGCAGCTTGCTTGCCGTTGGCAGGAGGAACCGCCTGGGATTGCCTTATAACCAGAGGAAATTTACAAGTCGGTGAGACGGTTCTAATTCATGCTGGAGCAGGTGGAGTTGGTTCAATCGCAATTCAACTAGCGAAAGCAATGGGTGCTTATATATTTACGACATGCAGTGCAGAAAACTTTGACTTCGTTAAGAAGCTGGGTGCAGACTATCCAATCAACTACAAGCATGAAAATTATATCGAAGTGATTGGGCGAGAAACGAATGGTCGCGGTGTTGATTTGGTTTTAGACACGATTGGAGGAGACACGATTGGACGTAGCTCAGAAGTGATTCATCCATTTGGAAAACTTGTCACAATCGTCGATATTGCAACTCCTCAAACACTTCTTGATGCTTGGGGTAAGAATTTGACGATTCACTTCGTTTTCAGTCCTCAATATAGAGACAAATTGGACGCACTGAGGAACCTGATTGAACGCGACCAGATTCGACCCGTCATTAATTCAGTTCTGCCTTGGAGCGACATCGTTCAAGCTCATCAACGTTTAGAAAAGGGAGGAATGCGAGGCAAGATTGTCCTGCAATTAACTGAGTGA
- a CDS encoding MBL fold metallo-hydrolase: MFSRLMIAVATTVLTIVTSCLFPAVSLSKSAIAQVPGVYPFNLGDFTITVLSDGTLPQDLHTLLSNTNPTETDRLLQKNFLTNPVEASINAFLIDTGDQQVLVDTGAGTFFGPKLGGKLQTSLKAAGYTPNEIDAILLTHIHTDHSGGLVEAGQRVFPAATLYVGKPDVDFWFDRANATRFNVAEKYFDEAAKTVKPYLDAGKVKSFSGKTALLPGITAHPTPGHTPGHSCYVAASKGESIEFWGDIVHFASVQFPKPEITVAYDVDANAAAAQRKKQFARAEASRILVAGAHLPFPGVGHLRAADQGYAWVPVDYRWREP, encoded by the coding sequence ATGTTTTCTAGACTGATGATAGCGGTTGCAACCACAGTGCTAACGATTGTGACCTCTTGTCTTTTTCCAGCGGTATCACTGAGCAAAAGTGCGATTGCTCAAGTGCCAGGTGTCTATCCATTCAATTTAGGTGATTTCACAATTACAGTCCTGAGCGACGGCACACTCCCCCAGGATCTACATACGCTGCTGTCAAATACGAACCCAACAGAAACCGATCGCCTGCTTCAGAAAAACTTTCTGACTAATCCTGTCGAGGCATCGATTAATGCTTTCTTGATCGACACTGGAGATCAACAAGTACTCGTGGACACAGGAGCCGGGACCTTTTTTGGTCCAAAACTGGGCGGCAAGCTTCAAACATCGTTAAAGGCAGCAGGCTACACGCCTAACGAAATTGATGCAATTCTTCTGACTCATATTCATACCGATCATAGTGGGGGGCTGGTCGAAGCTGGTCAACGGGTGTTTCCTGCCGCCACGCTCTATGTCGGCAAGCCAGATGTCGATTTCTGGTTTGATCGAGCGAATGCCACGCGATTCAACGTTGCTGAAAAGTACTTTGACGAAGCCGCGAAAACTGTCAAACCTTATTTAGATGCAGGCAAGGTGAAATCGTTTTCTGGCAAGACAGCCCTTCTACCGGGAATCACCGCGCATCCCACACCCGGACACACTCCTGGTCATAGCTGCTATGTGGCGGCAAGCAAGGGCGAGAGCATCGAGTTTTGGGGCGATATTGTTCACTTTGCTTCGGTGCAATTTCCCAAGCCAGAAATTACAGTTGCTTATGATGTCGATGCCAATGCTGCTGCTGCACAACGCAAAAAACAGTTTGCGAGAGCGGAAGCATCCCGAATTTTGGTAGCAGGCGCACATTTGCCCTTTCCCGGCGTTGGACACCTTCGGGCAGCAGATCAAGGTTATGCCTGGGTGCCAGTGGATTACCGCTGGCGTGAACCCTAA
- a CDS encoding alpha/beta hydrolase produces MPYVTVGQENSATIDLYYEDLGTGQPIVLIHGFPLNGHSWEKQVLVLLKAGYRVITYDRRGFGNSSQPSSGYDYDTFAADLNTLMTKLDLQNTVLVGFSMGTGEVTRYLGKYGSERVQKAVLMAPVPPFLLKTDENPEGVDQSIFDGIMKAIVADRPAYFSEFFKAFFNVDVLLGKRISNEAIQASWNVAVGASAKGTLDCVPSWLTDFRDELPRIDVPTLIIHGDSDRILPLKSTAARLPKLIKNSQLVVIPGGPHAINWTHAAQVNPLLLDFLQG; encoded by the coding sequence ATGCCTTACGTTACTGTTGGTCAAGAAAATTCTGCAACTATTGATCTCTACTACGAAGATCTGGGGACAGGTCAACCGATTGTTCTGATTCATGGATTTCCCCTCAACGGTCATTCCTGGGAAAAGCAGGTCTTAGTGCTGCTGAAAGCGGGGTATCGAGTGATTACCTACGATCGCCGAGGATTTGGGAATTCTAGCCAACCCTCATCTGGCTATGACTACGATACCTTCGCCGCCGATTTGAATACACTCATGACCAAGCTTGACTTGCAAAATACCGTGTTGGTTGGCTTCTCAATGGGGACAGGTGAAGTTACGCGCTATCTTGGCAAGTATGGCTCAGAACGGGTGCAGAAAGCCGTGCTGATGGCTCCCGTGCCACCCTTCCTACTGAAGACCGACGAGAATCCTGAAGGTGTTGACCAAAGCATTTTTGATGGCATTATGAAAGCGATCGTTGCAGATCGTCCAGCTTACTTTTCTGAATTTTTCAAAGCGTTCTTCAATGTGGATGTGTTGCTGGGTAAGCGGATTAGCAATGAAGCAATTCAGGCAAGTTGGAATGTGGCTGTAGGGGCTTCTGCTAAAGGGACTTTAGATTGTGTACCATCCTGGCTCACTGATTTCCGCGATGAGCTGCCCCGCATTGACGTACCAACCCTGATCATTCATGGAGATAGCGATCGCATTTTGCCGCTTAAGTCCACCGCAGCAAGACTCCCGAAGCTGATTAAAAACAGTCAACTGGTTGTCATTCCTGGCGGACCGCACGCCATCAACTGGACTCACGCTGCTCAGGTCAATCCCTTGTTGTTGGACTTTCTTCAGGGGTGA
- a CDS encoding type 1 glutamine amidotransferase domain-containing protein yields MKILIVLTSHDQLGDTGKKTGFWLEEFAAPYYVLKDAGAALTLASPKGGQPPLDPKSEVPEFQTELTKRFRTDTAAQAELVNTKKLADVSADDFDAVFYPGGHGPMWDMPDNATSIALIEAFVKADKPVGAVCHAPAALVNVRGKDGEYLVKGKRVTGFTNAEEEAVGLTAVVPFLLEDRLKERGSIYSKTANWVPYVQVDGRLVTGQNPASSEPAAEELLKLLRSV; encoded by the coding sequence ATGAAGATTCTCATTGTTCTCACGTCTCATGACCAACTTGGCGATACCGGAAAGAAAACTGGTTTCTGGCTGGAAGAGTTTGCTGCTCCCTATTATGTGCTGAAGGATGCAGGAGCAGCGCTCACGCTAGCCTCACCGAAGGGCGGTCAGCCGCCGCTCGATCCGAAAAGCGAAGTACCCGAGTTCCAGACCGAATTAACGAAGCGCTTCCGCACAGACACCGCTGCACAGGCTGAACTTGTCAACACGAAAAAGCTAGCCGACGTGTCCGCAGACGATTTCGACGCAGTCTTCTACCCCGGCGGACATGGCCCGATGTGGGACATGCCCGACAACGCGACATCGATCGCACTGATCGAAGCCTTCGTGAAGGCCGACAAGCCAGTCGGTGCAGTGTGTCACGCGCCGGCCGCGTTGGTCAATGTGCGCGGAAAGGACGGCGAGTATCTGGTCAAAGGCAAGCGCGTGACCGGGTTCACGAATGCAGAAGAAGAAGCGGTGGGCTTGACCGCGGTCGTACCTTTCTTGCTGGAAGACCGGCTAAAGGAACGGGGTAGCATCTACAGCAAAACCGCCAACTGGGTTCCCTATGTCCAAGTGGACGGAAGGCTCGTGACCGGACAGAATCCGGCATCTTCGGAACCCGCAGCGGAAGAGTTGCTGAAGCTGCTTCGCTCTGTTTGA
- a CDS encoding VOC family protein, with amino-acid sequence MTILTQTSSTLGSNPLSSMQIDHVCLNVPNYEETLQWYQEKLDATIEHEWTVGVFPDLKLAYLRVYGFRIEIIGSTQSQSGMPIATNLGEGLRTTGIGHFCFRV; translated from the coding sequence ATGACAATTTTAACTCAAACATCTTCAACTCTAGGCTCAAATCCTCTGAGTTCGATGCAAATCGATCATGTTTGCTTGAATGTACCGAACTATGAGGAAACGCTTCAGTGGTATCAAGAAAAGCTAGATGCGACGATCGAACATGAATGGACAGTAGGCGTTTTCCCAGATCTGAAATTGGCTTATCTCAGGGTATATGGCTTTCGCATCGAAATTATTGGCTCTACTCAGTCACAATCAGGAATGCCGATCGCGACTAATCTTGGTGAGGGATTAAGGACAACAGGCATCGGACATTTTTGTTTTCGAGTTTGA
- a CDS encoding FAD-binding oxidoreductase, which translates to MTTTYHHSAAFNDLAALLTGQLFLPQAADYEQVRQLWNGKVKTQPAAIARCLTVQDVIHTVRWTRTHGLPLSVRAGGHDTAGRALSEGVVIDLSQMRTVTVDPDQRTAHVQAGATISELIETTTQYGLVTSTGTCSAVGMAGFTLGGGYSPLTGAYGLGIDNLLSAQVVTADGQLLTANAEEHPDLMWGLRGGGGNFGVVVSLEYRLHPLTTVLSGMLLYPLGEAKTVLRRLNDFMATIPDELTILSGFIQMPEGATVLLLLPLYCGESAAGEQAIAPLRTFGTVLVDQVQSMTYREFIHLWDANAPKGRHYYAKTQSIKGFQPEIIDTLIEQGLPFSSPFSFIALHHFHGAASRVGASETAFALRQDHLMVELIAAWEPQDDEQRHLQWAQNISRSLAPYALKGGYISLLNQEEQERVRLAFGSNYERLLDLKQKYDPDDVFRSTIGHLAPHSLTR; encoded by the coding sequence ATGACAACTACATACCATCACAGTGCTGCTTTCAACGATCTCGCAGCACTGCTCACAGGACAGCTTTTTCTTCCTCAAGCTGCTGATTATGAACAGGTGCGTCAACTCTGGAATGGTAAGGTGAAGACACAACCCGCTGCGATCGCTCGGTGTCTCACTGTACAAGATGTCATTCATACCGTTCGCTGGACAAGGACACATGGGCTACCCCTCTCGGTTCGAGCGGGAGGACACGATACTGCTGGACGAGCGTTGTCTGAGGGCGTGGTGATTGATTTGTCTCAGATGAGAACTGTCACCGTTGATCCAGACCAGCGCACAGCTCACGTTCAAGCTGGAGCAACGATCAGTGAGCTGATCGAGACAACCACCCAATATGGGTTGGTGACATCTACAGGAACCTGCTCCGCCGTTGGCATGGCTGGATTTACCCTGGGAGGAGGATACAGCCCTCTCACAGGGGCTTATGGGCTGGGTATTGATAATCTACTGTCTGCACAAGTGGTCACTGCCGATGGGCAACTTCTAACCGCAAACGCCGAAGAACATCCCGATCTCATGTGGGGACTACGCGGTGGGGGAGGCAACTTTGGCGTTGTCGTCTCGCTGGAGTATCGCCTGCATCCACTCACGACCGTGTTATCTGGAATGCTGCTCTATCCGCTAGGGGAAGCTAAAACCGTGTTACGCCGTTTGAACGACTTCATGGCTACTATCCCCGATGAATTGACGATTCTGTCTGGGTTCATTCAGATGCCAGAGGGCGCGACAGTTCTCCTTCTCTTACCGCTCTACTGTGGTGAGAGCGCAGCAGGTGAGCAGGCTATCGCACCCCTACGAACCTTTGGTACTGTGCTAGTCGATCAGGTGCAATCCATGACGTATCGCGAATTTATTCATCTGTGGGATGCGAATGCACCGAAGGGGCGTCACTACTATGCTAAAACACAGTCGATCAAAGGGTTTCAGCCTGAAATCATTGACACACTGATCGAACAGGGACTGCCATTTTCTTCCCCCTTTTCGTTCATCGCGCTGCATCACTTTCATGGAGCCGCGAGCCGCGTCGGTGCGTCGGAAACTGCTTTTGCACTGCGGCAGGATCATCTCATGGTTGAGCTAATTGCAGCTTGGGAGCCACAGGACGACGAGCAGCGGCATCTTCAATGGGCACAAAACATCTCACGCTCCCTTGCACCTTATGCCTTGAAAGGCGGATACATCAGCCTTCTGAATCAGGAAGAACAGGAGCGTGTTCGGCTTGCTTTTGGGTCGAACTATGAGCGATTGCTCGATCTTAAGCAGAAATACGATCCAGATGATGTGTTTCGATCGACGATCGGACATCTCGCACCCCATTCGCTCACACGGTAA
- a CDS encoding alpha/beta hydrolase, with protein MSTFVLVHGAWHEGSDWNGVIQHLEAKGHQAFAPTIAGHGKGVNKNVNHAQCTQSIVDYIVDKDLSDIVLLGHSFGGTIIAKVAEAIGNCIRRLIFLDAFVLNDGESLRDSLPPHYQALFDSLARESDNHTMVMPFELWREVLLNDADLELARSSYAQLSPQAYQPWIDKLDLKQFYSLPIPKSYLYCTEDNVLPQGEQWGWHPRMSNRLGLFRLVQMPGSHEVMFSNPIGLAEKIIVAGRD; from the coding sequence ATGTCAACTTTTGTCTTGGTTCACGGCGCATGGCACGAGGGTTCTGATTGGAACGGGGTCATTCAACATCTAGAAGCGAAAGGACATCAAGCTTTTGCTCCCACGATCGCAGGTCATGGCAAAGGCGTGAATAAGAACGTTAACCATGCTCAATGCACACAATCGATCGTCGATTACATTGTGGACAAAGACTTAAGCGATATCGTCCTACTCGGACATAGTTTCGGTGGCACGATTATTGCGAAAGTTGCCGAAGCGATCGGCAATTGCATTAGACGACTCATCTTCTTAGATGCTTTTGTCCTCAATGATGGTGAAAGCCTCAGAGATAGCCTTCCGCCGCATTATCAAGCGTTATTTGACTCTCTAGCTAGAGAATCGGACAATCATACGATGGTGATGCCGTTTGAGCTTTGGCGAGAAGTGCTTCTCAATGATGCTGACCTCGAACTGGCTCGATCCAGTTACGCACAACTATCACCCCAAGCGTATCAACCGTGGATTGACAAGTTGGACTTGAAGCAGTTTTACTCGCTGCCCATTCCTAAAAGTTACCTCTACTGTACAGAAGATAATGTCCTCCCTCAAGGCGAACAGTGGGGTTGGCATCCGAGAATGTCTAACCGCTTGGGGCTATTTCGGCTTGTACAAATGCCCGGTAGTCACGAGGTAATGTTTTCTAACCCGATCGGTTTAGCAGAAAAGATTATTGTGGCAGGGCGCGACTAG
- a CDS encoding SDR family oxidoreductase: MVNVNSKVIAITGASSGIGEATARLLAHQGLRVVLGARRTDRLAAIASEIRDKGGVVEYRALDVTSLEDMQAFVEFAKARFGRLDVMVNNAGVRPFSKLEVLKIDEWNRMIDVNLRGVLHGIAAALPLFKQQHAGQFVNLASVGGHLVFPYAAVYCATKFAVRAISEGLRQESTDIRVTVISPGNTESEIGNTITDAEAAQWAAEFRTSIMPPDTIARAIAFAIEQPDDVDVNEILVRPIGQSG, translated from the coding sequence ATGGTAAACGTTAATAGCAAAGTCATCGCAATCACCGGAGCGAGTAGCGGAATTGGTGAAGCAACTGCTAGATTACTCGCTCACCAAGGGTTGCGGGTTGTATTGGGAGCACGACGTACCGATCGACTTGCGGCGATCGCATCTGAAATCCGCGATAAAGGTGGCGTAGTAGAATACCGCGCTTTGGATGTGACTAGCCTCGAAGACATGCAAGCGTTTGTTGAGTTTGCCAAAGCGCGATTCGGTCGCCTTGATGTAATGGTCAACAATGCAGGGGTAAGACCATTCTCGAAGCTAGAAGTGTTGAAGATCGACGAGTGGAACCGCATGATTGATGTGAACCTGCGCGGCGTACTTCACGGCATTGCTGCCGCCCTGCCGCTCTTCAAACAGCAACACGCTGGACAGTTTGTGAATCTAGCCTCGGTTGGCGGACATCTTGTTTTTCCCTATGCTGCGGTTTACTGTGCCACCAAGTTTGCGGTGCGGGCAATCTCTGAGGGATTGCGGCAAGAATCGACAGATATTCGAGTGACAGTGATCTCACCCGGCAATACGGAATCTGAAATCGGCAACACCATCACTGATGCGGAAGCGGCGCAGTGGGCAGCAGAATTTCGCACCTCCATTATGCCACCAGATACGATCGCGCGTGCCATTGCCTTTGCGATCGAGCAACCAGACGACGTGGATGTGAATGAAATCCTCGTTCGACCGATTGGACAGAGCGGCTAA
- a CDS encoding DsbA family protein has product MNDDRSHSSLLVPPSTQDWMQGVLSAKVVLVMYGDYQCSRSADVYKLIKGIKQELSASLGEDYLCFIFRHFPQIQIHPHAQRAAQAAEAAAVQGQFWSMHDTLFIHQQQLENGYLVEYANDLGLGIPQFLKELSKQVHVDRINEDIESGCKSGITAAPVLFINNIRYTGRWRITELMAAIVATSH; this is encoded by the coding sequence ATGAACGACGATCGTAGCCACAGTTCCTTACTTGTACCACCTTCAACCCAAGATTGGATGCAAGGTGTGCTGAGTGCCAAGGTCGTGCTGGTGATGTATGGAGACTATCAATGCTCTAGAAGTGCGGACGTTTACAAACTGATTAAAGGGATCAAACAAGAGCTTAGTGCTTCTTTGGGAGAGGATTATTTATGCTTTATCTTCCGTCATTTTCCGCAAATACAGATTCATCCCCATGCTCAACGGGCAGCCCAAGCTGCTGAAGCCGCCGCTGTCCAGGGACAGTTTTGGTCGATGCACGACACTTTATTTATCCATCAACAACAGTTAGAGAACGGTTATCTTGTAGAGTACGCCAACGATTTAGGGCTTGGTATCCCTCAATTTCTCAAAGAGTTGTCTAAACAAGTGCATGTCGATCGCATCAATGAAGATATCGAAAGTGGATGCAAGAGTGGAATAACGGCTGCTCCAGTCCTATTTATCAATAACATTCGATATACCGGACGCTGGAGAATAACAGAGTTGATGGCAGCCATTGTTGCTACAAGTCACTAA
- a CDS encoding 2,4'-dihydroxyacetophenone dioxygenase family protein, which produces MPITAFNSFTDGLDPNRRSREHFITNTNLEDDRLWVPYADGVWFQPCCFNVTSGGFSIVLKGLPGAMVGTHYHVGTVHGYTMRGHWRYLEYDWVAKPGTFIYEAAGEAHTLVITEDSPEPAIILFIIEGGLIYLNKSVDGGFAAYEDGFTALELTRKYYREAGLDVRQLDLLVR; this is translated from the coding sequence ATGCCAATCACCGCTTTCAATAGTTTCACCGACGGCCTCGATCCTAATCGAAGGAGCCGCGAACACTTCATTACCAACACCAACTTGGAAGATGACCGCCTCTGGGTTCCTTATGCAGATGGTGTCTGGTTCCAGCCCTGCTGCTTCAACGTCACGTCTGGCGGATTCAGCATAGTTCTGAAAGGTCTCCCCGGAGCCATGGTGGGCACTCATTACCACGTGGGCACTGTTCATGGCTATACGATGCGCGGTCATTGGCGATACCTAGAGTATGACTGGGTGGCAAAGCCCGGAACGTTTATTTACGAAGCTGCCGGTGAGGCTCACACGCTGGTTATCACCGAGGACTCACCAGAGCCAGCGATAATTCTTTTCATAATTGAGGGTGGCCTGATCTATCTAAACAAGTCGGTCGACGGCGGCTTTGCTGCCTACGAGGATGGTTTCACCGCACTTGAGCTGACTCGGAAGTACTATCGTGAGGCCGGTCTAGATGTACGCCAACTGGACTTGCTCGTGCGCTAA
- a CDS encoding response regulator transcription factor — protein MSQAMTIRVLIADDHAIFRQGLATIINRDPDMQVIAQAENGEQAIALYKEHQPDVTLMDLRMPEVEGVAAIGAICVIAKSARIIVLTTYDSDEDIYRGLQAGAKGYLLKETEPDELLNAIRTVHRGQQYIPPDVGAKLVQRLSNPELSERELAVLRSLAQGLSNADIAAALSIGEGTVKSHVNRILNKLDVSDRTQAVIVAVKRGIVNL, from the coding sequence ATGAGCCAAGCCATGACCATTCGGGTTCTGATAGCGGACGATCATGCTATTTTTCGGCAAGGATTAGCCACGATTATTAACCGTGACCCAGATATGCAGGTGATTGCCCAAGCTGAAAATGGAGAACAAGCGATCGCATTATATAAAGAACACCAACCGGATGTCACGCTGATGGATCTGCGAATGCCGGAAGTGGAAGGAGTTGCTGCTATCGGTGCAATTTGTGTGATCGCTAAATCTGCTCGGATTATTGTCCTGACCACGTATGACAGTGACGAAGATATCTATCGGGGATTGCAGGCAGGCGCAAAAGGATACCTGTTGAAAGAAACTGAACCTGACGAGCTTTTGAATGCTATTCGTACCGTTCATCGGGGTCAGCAGTATATTCCGCCCGATGTGGGAGCAAAGTTGGTACAGCGCCTCAGCAACCCAGAACTGAGTGAAAGAGAACTGGCGGTACTCCGCTCGCTGGCACAGGGGCTGAGTAATGCCGATATTGCGGCCGCTTTGAGTATCGGTGAAGGTACTGTTAAATCTCATGTCAATCGGATTTTGAATAAGTTAGATGTCAGCGATCGCACCCAAGCTGTAATTGTTGCCGTTAAACGCGGCATTGTTAATTTATAG